A stretch of DNA from Cellulomonas xiejunii:
GCCCGAGCCGCGCCCAGCCCGACCGGGCCGGACGCACCGCCGCCGCGGACGGGGGGCCCTGGCTCGACTCGCCGCCTGCGTCGTCGACGCCGTCGACCGACCCGTCGCCGTCCGGGCCCTCGTCGGGCGACCGGACGGCGAGCGGCTCGTCGGCGTCCGAGAGCAGGTCGTCGGCGTGCAGGTCGTCGGCGTGCAGGTCGTCGGATCCGCCGTCATCCGATCCGCCGTCATCCGATCGGTCGTCATCCGATCGGTCGTCGCGCGCGGCGCCGACCGGCGGCTCGTCGGGGTGCTCGACCGGCAGCACGTCCTGCGCCGGTGCGTCCTGCTCGTCCGGCGACTGCGCGGCCACGACGGGCATCGACCGCTCGTCCGCGTCCGCGTCCAGGTCCGGGTCGCCGAGCGGCAGAGCACCCAGACCCAGCGGGTCGCGCGGGTCGATCACGGGACCGTCGTCGAGCGGCGTCTCCGTGTCCGGCTCTCCGGAGGGGTCGGGACGGGTCCCGTCCGCGCTGGTCATGCCTTGAACAGGTGCCGGCGGATCGACGCGGCGTTGGAGAAGATGCGGATGCCGAGCACCACGATCACGGCCGTCGTCATCTGCGACCCGACACCCAGCTGGTCGCCCAGGAAGACGATCAGCGCGGCCACGACGACGTTGGACAGGAACGAGGTGAGGAAGACCCGCTCGTCGAAGATCCCGTCGAGGTAGGCGCGCAACCCACCGAACAGCGCGTCGAGGGCAGCGACGACCGCGATAGGCAGGTACGGCTGGAGGTTGGCGGGAACCGTCGGCTCGATGAGCAGGCCCGCGAGCACGCCGAGCACGAGCCCGATCACTGCGATCACCGGAACTCCTCTCCGTCGTGTCGCCCTGACCCTGCCACACCCGACGACGTCGCCCCAAGGGCTTGCGGACCTGGCGCCGTGGCTGCGGTGGACGCAGCGTCGGAGCCCGTGGCCGTCTCGGTGTCACCGAGCACCTGTGCCGAGCGCAGCGTGAGCTGACCGCGGCCCGCCAGGAGCAGCTCACGCTCGGCCGTCACGCGGACCTCGATGCCGTACTGCCCGAGCGACGCGAGGTGCTGCCCGGCCGACAGCCGCGCGAGCCGCGTCTGCATCGCCGCCGCGTCACCGATCGCCTCGACCGTGTACGGGCTGCTCAGCGCAGTGCTGTCGAC
This window harbors:
- a CDS encoding small basic family protein; amino-acid sequence: MIAVIGLVLGVLAGLLIEPTVPANLQPYLPIAVVAALDALFGGLRAYLDGIFDERVFLTSFLSNVVVAALIVFLGDQLGVGSQMTTAVIVVLGIRIFSNAASIRRHLFKA